The Maniola jurtina chromosome 3, ilManJurt1.1, whole genome shotgun sequence genome segment GATACGTCACGGTGCGCGGCGATAAGCGATGCGCAAGAGTGCTGCTGACTGCGAAGCTGATCCGGCTCCGTATCGCCTCTTCACCGAATCTGCCTATCTTTTtatactaagtatacctacctattttttttttgtgaacaaaatccgtcatggataccaccggccacgggggagtACAGTGGTTATGttggactcctaccgactaaaaacctcacgatgttacatcccaccgctgatgacggagcacaagggaccggctcgttactccgccagcggatgtccgcctcaGCAGACACACCACTGGGAccctacgtgcccccaaacaccgttaaaGGCATGCCGggaccacagcacgccaaccaacgaGGATCCatgaggaccacactgtgaacgacgAACTGCCCCGTATCCATCTTCCACAGGTCCTCCCTCAATCATACAAATTTTTGTGGTTCCGTTTGTCTAATTCTAGAGAAGAAAAGTaaagtaacccttataggaccacttcgtTGACTGTTTGTCtgctgtaagtaggtacatgccaTGTCTATCAAGACcggtcaagggaatcaaaacctacagaTTTGATAAACCTATATGATTAGTTCCCGTTTGGCTTATTAGAACCATGGAACAGGTAGCAATGTTTATAGGGAAAAGTCCGAAAATTTGTAGCTTACCACATcagaaaaaaagtgttatttcttgcagttacgatggtacgggacccttcatGTGCAAATCCGACTAGCGCTTCAccgtttttttatttcatttcgatacaagttagcccttaactgctatctcacctggtggtaagtgataatacaGTCTAAACTGGAGGTGGGCTAACTTGAAAAGGGTAGATACTATGGCAGTTACATTAAGATCACTACCcctaatcggtttctacgcgttatcgtactggaacgctaaatcgcttggcggtacggctttacCGGTAATATGGTAATGATGGTAACTaaccttatagcacaagtacaggaataaatctgaaaaccgcgaatttgtggttacatcattaaaaaaaattaaaatgtgtttcaattttcaaagtaagataactgtacccaccaagtggggtatcatatgaaagggctttacttgtacattctaaaacagatttttatttatttttatgtatacctatttaactaatagtttttgatttatcgtgcaaaatgttggaaaaaaatacccgagtacggaaccctcagtacgcgagtctgactcgcacttggccagtttttttgtCATAATTCTTGCTCACCCTTATAAGCGGATAAGTGTGTATCACTTTTTCAGCTGCCCCCACAGTTGCCACTCCTTCCTCAGCCATTATTTACATCCAGTTGCaattaaaataaacacaaaTTACGTGAAAATATCCAAAACAAAGCCGTCAAAACGAGAACGGGACGTGCATCGGCCGCCGCGACGTCTCCCCACTGTTTACGCGTCGCCTTGGTTACGGAGACGGGAGGCTGGCAGCGATTGATTTTTCTCCTATTCAAGTTAAAACCCACATTGCCGCCAGTCcatattaggtattttttctaatTGAAGGTCAAGCGTGGGAGCATGGGTGGCAAGGTGATTGGAAAATATGGTGGGTGAAAATTAAGGAGCAAATTAAAACCatatagttagttagttaggtaAAGATGGACTTGAATCTTGATCGTTTAACGTTATGTGGATCGATTCTCAAACAATCTAAGACTAAAAAATATAACGGTCGATATTTTAGGTAAAATGCCAAGTTttctaataatttaaaaagactTGAATTACCAGACACAAAATTTggaatagaaaaaaaagatcATCGTCTGATTGGCTGACAGTGACATCTCTGTGATTGATATTTGACATTACGTAAAAAGATTAGATCTGTGGTAAAAAGGTTAAACTCGAAAAAAATTGTggttagaaataaataaagttgattTTCTCAATATTCATTTTGTTTCAGTGTTTTAAATCGCTTTTTAGCGTAGTTATTCAAAACCATGGCCTCTCGATTTAGTGGCGCACTTCAATTGACAGACCTTGACGATTTCATAACTCCATCGCAGGTAATCATAACCTATTAACTTGTTTGTTTTGGCTCGTATCCTTgaatttaatcattttaacaCTAAGTAAATACACTGGCAGTCGTGAAATGATTCACTAACACATCATAGTTTACCAAAAATATCTTTAGGTATTAAGTGGTCCTAATTCTTTAAAAACCTTCATAGGATGATAGCCTTATGTTAGCCTATTCTAATTTCTTATGAAAAGGCAGAAACCAATATGAATGAGGGTATATAGTAGGTTCAATAGGTAGTGATCTGTGTAATGACCCTCTCTGTCTCACCACTCGTATTATGGTCATAATCTAGTTCCGGCTGGCCCCACCACAACTTCCATTGCACAGCGCTCCCATTGCATTGGCATAAATGCATTCGATAAGATGATGACCTTGATGTTTGCAGATGAGACAGCTATCTGGTATAGCACCTATATACTCATGAGCTATGCACtagagctgtgatagcctagtgtagTAGTAGTTAAGATGTTTGTTACCTATTCAGGAGTTTGGGGGGCCGACCCCAGgctcgcacctctaacttttcggagctatgtgctcagaaaattaaatatcatttgctttaatgagaggagacccattctcTGTAGTGGGCTGatatgggttgatgatgatgaaatacaATTACTAAAGTCATTATACCACATTGAGTACTTCTCAATGTTGTATAACGACTGTAGTGGTGTGGAATAACTATGTAGAATATCAATTAACtactttactattatttttactattacAGGAATGTATAAAACCAGTGAAAATagagaaaacaaaaagtaaGACTGGTGCGAAAATCAAGATTGGTGAAGATGGATACTTTGACCTCTCCAGTGGCAAAGAGCAGAAGCTGCAAAAGGTGGAGATTACCTTAGCAGACTGTCTGGCGTGCAGCGGCTGTATCACCTCTGCTGAGAGTGTGCTGGTGACTAGACAGAGCCAGGAGGAGTTGTTAAGGTAATATGCTACTTTCATTCTATAAGAAGTATTGAATTAAATGTATAGAATATAGACTGATGGTACTATGTCAGAAACCATCACGAAAGTGTCAAGaaaaactgtacaaagtttcaaatcAATCAGATGTGTGAATGTAtaggtaacaaacaaacaaatataccAAGGTTATTTTttctaatatcacactaatattataaagataaaagtttgtgtgtatgtgtgtgtgtgtatgtttgttactccttcacgctaaaaccatTGGACGCATTtaactgaaattcggaatggagatagataatatcctggattagcacataggctacttttatcctggaaaaccaaagagttcccacaggatttcgaaaaacctaaatccacgtggacaaagtcgcgagcgtcagctagtgtaataTGTATGGATAGAACACACtaattgttattgttaaaattaacataaaaattatagtGTGGGCAAAACAAGAGTCCAATGTGGAATTAGActgaattttacaaaaacagTATTCAGCTTGGCTTAGGTATTTCATGCTTAATCTATGACCTGCACAGCTGCTATGTTGGAACTTCTGATTggactaggtacttatttcgctataataaataaataatcatccTGTTATTGTAGAGTATTTTCTGAGAGGAAGTACACAGACACGAAAGGCGTTACTCGCGACGTCAGCCTGGTCGTGATCTCGCTGTCCCCACAACCAACTCTGTCCCTCGCAGCACGGTACAAGATACAACCTGAAATAGCTGTACAAAAATTAGTTGGTAAGTTAAGGTAGTTCTTACTCACAATCCATGCAAAATCTTCTCTATGCAAACATTACACAGATTATTCTACTGTTTGTTGTTCTAGTTCTATAACTAAGCCAATCATTGATTAATCTCTCCATAAAATCTTTTCTCATCTCAACATCATAAAATATAgacaaattatatttattttgaatgttaTGACTTATGAACCTTTAAGCCAAAGACTTTGTGTCTAAATAAGTTATGTAAAAAACTCCATTGCAAATAAACACATACAAGTTTGTTCAAAAATATTGATTAGAATTCAAAATTATACAGTAATAACAAACATTCATTTGCATTGATATTATTGCATTTTTATGTGGTATTCtattaaattacatatttttctgTTCAAAGGTTACTTCAAAAGTCTGGGCGCCGACTTAGTCCTAGATATGACGGTAGCGGAAGACATGTCGGTGTTAGAAGCGCAGCAGGAGTTTCTGCAGAGATATAGAGACCAACAAAATGATCCCACTGCCAAACATATGCCAATGCTGGCCAGCTCATGTCCAGGTAACTTGCATCATGaaatcagagtaaaatggacctaaggACCAAGGGATTTAAAGTCAATAATTCTCTGAATGATTTATTGAATAATAGCATTTTACTATCACTCGATAAATCAAATGGAGGGTTTTCTGAGAGTTCCGAAATTGTTCTTTATCacaaaagtgtaaattaaaagtttataacacccccgacaagtgaaggttatagtaactagtaaaaaactttcaaatggctgaaccgattttcttgaattatagctaacaacactctcgatcaagccacctttcaaacaaaaaaaactaaattaaaatcggttcagtagtttacgagctacaatgccacagacagatacacacgtcaaacttataacacccctctttttgggttgggggttaaaaatagttttactgGGTAATCCTGTAGTGTGTTTGAGCTTTCACAGtgataaagtttttaaaacaatCGTCCAACTCGTTTTAGGCTGGGTTTGCTACGCGGAAAAAACACATGGCAACTTCATCCTCCCATACATTTCGAGTACCAAGTCACCTCAGCAGATAATGGGCTCGCTGGTCAAACAGCACCTGTCCGCGAAGCGCGAGCTGAGCCCCGGGGCAGTGTACCATGTGACCTTCATGCCGTGCTACGACAAGAAGCTGGAGGCGTCGAGGGAGGACTTCTATAGCGACCTGCTGAGCTGCCATGATGTGGACTGTGTTATTACTGCCAGTAAGTAAATATAtgatatactagccgatgcccgcgacttcgcccgcgtggattaaggtttttcgaaatcctgtgggaactcttttattttccgggacaaaaagtagcctatgtgctaatccaggatattatctatctccattccaaatttcagccaaatccgtccagtagtttttgcgtgaaggggtaacaaacatatacacacacacacacacacacacacacatacaaactttcgcctttataatattagtgtgaagtgtgatgacaTATACTAAGgatattagctatgctaattTATACTAAGgatattagctatgctaatcatgactaatactcccctttcccctccaataagcgtaaagcttgtgccaggagtgggtacgacaatagtgcaacatgTGGGGTtcgaactgccgacctttcggaattcagtccgctcctcaacctatgagctatcgaggcttaaggCTAAATATCATTTGCGTCAAccgtgaatgaaaacatcgtgaggaaatctgcatgcctgacaaGTGCCAGTGGTCCATAATGACCTCAAAGGTGtgcaatctgcacttggccagcgtggtgccAGTGGAGGACTGTGTCCAAcactttcttattctgagagtagagccgtgctcagtagtgaggattgctcatgatgatgatgaatgaagtGAATTGTTGATGTGCTCAAAATATTGTGTACCAGAGGATGtccacggcttcgcccgcgtggatttcggttttttttaaatcccataggaactctttgattttccgggacaaaagtaacctatgtccttccccgggatgtttcccaagtctgtaccaaatttcattaaaatcggtttagaggttgggccttgaaaacgtagtagacagacagacagacagacagacacactatcgcatttataatattagtattgataagAAGTAAAATGTCTTTTGTACTGTATTGGAAAGAAAGTGATTTGCGGAAATTCCCACGTAAACAGGAAGCAAAATAATTGTCAGTATTTTCGTTACATTCATTtgtgtacaaaaaaataagtttgtttACATAAATCGAATTTGCATTTGATCAAAATGTATAATTCAGTTTTAATTAACGGCCCACATGCAAATTTGGCGTCTTTTggtaacttatttaaaaattatgaatttccCCGTTTTTTAAACCGTAAATTGTCCGCAGTTGAATTGGAACAAATGTTGGCCAACAGCGGCAAATGTTTGTCAGAAATCGAAGGTTGCGAAGTGGACTGGCCGTGGGGCGAAAGCTCAGAAGTACGGGGCATAAGAAGCCACGTGGGCTCAGGGTCGGGAGGTTACGCAGATCAGATCTTTTTGTATGCCGCCGAACAACTTTTTGGGGAGACCAATGTACCACTGGTGTATAGAAATTTAAGGTTAGTtagtaattatgtatttattatcaaacaatttttttgcaagCTATTATTCTGAGTATAATTTGTATTAGCATATACCAAGTTATCCTTTGTTACTAAATCATATTATGTTATGCTACATTGCGGCTCCACTATCGGGTTTTAGCAAATGATTCCCACTCCTGCCTCGTACATACTCCTGGTCAAGGTCCCAATCCCAAACATTTGTTAAAGgtccggtagggtggtaactagtcacaaccaaagcctcccaccaaactaGACCagaaaactaattaattaataaattgcaTGACACTAGTAGTAGACGATGACTAAGCTTACAAAGTAGACAGCTTGTTGCGGGTCACACCCCTGATCCACGCCCATTGTTGCGTGTGTTGTAgttgttctatttcacgaagacttgggctatgtttgtgtgagtgcacacGTACACACTGTTACAGTGTGCGTGGCGTTCAGTCTCGACCGCACGTACGCACACGAATGTCTTAACGCTTATCGGTACacgttacgcacacaaatgcCCTAAAGCTTATCGGTACacgttacgcacacaaatgcCCTAAAGCTTATCGGTACACGTTACGCACACTAATGCCTTAACGCTTATCCGTACACTGACTACTACAACTAAGGGTGAGCGGTCTTCATGAAATAGGACAACTGTAACGCAATGGACATTGAACAGTGCGACGCGTGCGCTCATTACGCGGTGCGATGTCTATTTATAGCGGCGAATGTACTAGAATGCAACTCATTAACCTTTTTATATTGAACTAGCTACCGAGTTACGCCGTaattggcttactaagtttgcACGCATTTTGaacttagatacctacttttggtaaagaacataatatttttattttatagagtaCCTTGAGAGCATTTGTAGGACCGGTTTCCACTTGAGCGGAGCGGAGGAAAGTTGTGTTCAGTCAACCAATCAAATTTTCAATATATAACATGATAATTTTTTAACGTCATTTATTAAGAATCTGATTGTCGATttaacacatctcctctcctctccacTTAAGTGGTAACCGGACCTTAGCCTAGTCGCTAAGACATTGGCCACCTATTAGAcgggtttaaaaaattaaatacttgtTTGAATGGTGaattaaacataatttaaaaaatgcttttACATTGAAAAAACAATATCGTGAAAAAACttaccgtgaggaaacctacatgcctgagggttctcaATAATGTTCTACCGCTACCAGCCGTAGCTAGTTCTAGCCGGCTAAAACTAGGTGCAACCATAGCGGCACCTCTGCCTGCAGCTGTTATTATCGACCTGCGATGCTAAGTGGCATgggcttttaaaattaaaaagttcccagatttttttttaaattaattccaTGCAGACAACATCGCGGGTATTAGCGGCTAAGCCGTAAAATGTAAGATACAGACAGCACAAGACCGCTTTATGCTACGTATGACACTACACTACACTAaaatactgtgtgtctccaaaatagaactaaaataaaataaaaataaaatactttgaatcGTTTTGTAACAGAAACCCGGACTTCCGAGAAGTTACCCTAGAAAAGGACGGGAAAGAAGTGCTGAGGTTCGCGATCGCGAACGGGTTCCGCAACATACAGAATCTCGTGCAGAAACTCAAGCGCGGCAAGTCGCCCTACCACTACGTGGAGGTCATGGCGTGCCCTTCCGGTGAGTGACTTTAGAGCAGGACATCAGATTATTTTTTCCGGCCCGTTCATTGCCGGCTTTTCAGCAGATTCTGCGTTCCGAACCGATGGTAGAGTCACAAACGTAGCATAAGAAACACACGTTctacatcaatcaatcaaaaaatCATTTCGATTTTATTGACAAAACTGAGTTAATTTTATTACGTCATACctcaaaaatctgattggtaATCTAATCTGCTTAGCACTCTCCGCTCCACTTCATTGGACAGGCATCCTTAGTTGTATTCCGTCTCGCTCTCTCTTACGGGTTCTTTTTGCCATTTAGTTCCCAATCCCAATTCGTTAAAGAAActtagctttaatttttttacgccTACAGGGTGTTTAAACGGCGGCGCGCAAGTGCGGCCAATCAACGGCGAGAGTGGCAGAGACCTGGTCTCCCAGCTCCAGGCGATGTACACGCAACTGCCCGTGTCGCACCCCTCGCAGAACAAGTTGGTTAAACTGCTCTACAGCGAGTGGCTCGACGGCAGGGAGTCGGACAAGGCCAGGGCGGTACTGCACACCAGCTACCACGCGCTAGAGAAGAGCGATATAGCGCTCAATATCAAATGGTGATCTATAGGCGAATTTAGACCTTAATACCTTGTGATAGAGTCTATATTTAATTGATATTATAGCAGGGAGTCGGACAAGGCCAGGGCTGTATTGCACATTACCTACCATGCGCTAGAGAAGAACGATATAGCGCTCAATATCGAGTGGTGTTGATAGATGAATTTAGACCTTAATACCTTGTGATAGAGTCTATATTGAATTCATATTATGGCAGGGAGTCGGACAAGTCCAGGGATGTATTGCACATTACCTACCATGCTCTAGACAAGAGCAATATAGCGCTCAATTTCAAGTGGTGATCTATAGGCGAATTTAGATCTTATTACCTTGtgataaagtttatatttaatTCATATTAGCCAATGAttcaataatatacataaaagtATGGTGAACAACACAAGAAAAACACGTtagaaaaatagaaataaatagcTTTATATTATACAGTGAATGGTAAACAGATTTAGACCATAATGCTTTGTGATAAGGGCTGTAATATTTCacctaaaatttttattgtgtaaGGATGATAAAATAGGAcagctattattattaatagggGGAATATTGATTGTTCCTATTAGTTTGTTTAGTTGTTGTTCTTATTAGATTGAGGATTAATAAAATTCCTTTAGGAATTAGATTTAGCCTATATAGGCCAAATCGGAATTTACCAAAACAAAATGTGCCGAGCAGATGAtgcctttaatttttttggatttggctttttattttgacaaatcccgtgagaactctttgatttcccgatctttgattttctgatttgattatttcagtccccgggatgcaagctatctctgaacccgtcgaaatcggttaaaagttGGGCTGAGATAagttgacaaacagacagacagacacactctcgcaaTTGAAAAGTAaacgtacataataatatgtatacgTATAATTTAAGTATTAGTATTTTGTCAAGTATTTTCATTGCACAGGCGTGTGTGTCAAATGAAGGTGTCTTAACGGGATAAGCAGAATTGCAACAGCATTTGTGcagttaaagatttatttttgtatgtataccTGTTCCATTTTGTTATCTACTttgtaagaaataaaataattgttatagCTAAGTTTATGTAAATATCGCTTTGTgatgtaaataataagtattatgtatgtaagaatgtaagtaattacatatttataaatatattttactgaCTCACTTCTtaaccattttatttattacagaaataagaAATACCCAGTATAaaggcataacgcataactgagtaggttcctgcggaCGTGCAACTTACAATATGACTTTTCTAAAAGGCCCGCAACACATCGGCGGTGCTgatgctgcaaatattcatgggcggcggtaatcacttaacatcaagtgacccgcctgtaaaaaaaagtggaggcgtgtgatgacgtgacgcgagagctaaGTGATTCgccaacttgtgacaactgtcaccctcccgcaccgctccactaccgcaggagcctactcagttagATATCCGTtatataggtatgtaattaATGAGATTTTCTCgcgaaattaattaaaatttcagaacaggataggtatatacctaccttgtaATAAGTCGTAAGTTAGTATAGTGGACATTGTATAACGGCGACTTATGCATCGTCACTCGCTGGCTGTTTATGTAGATTCACCAACACGTGTTTGTGGGGAATCTTGAGTCAAAAGTTACGATACGACATTTTATTGTTTCGTTCGCGTcaccaaagtaggtacaaactgCATAGTAGAAGGTCGGGCTCATTTGATCACGTTTTTTTATTGcgtgataggcttgcgcttgacgaaaAGCTTGAGATGAGAGGTCTtggttggagcgcgcttgcctagaagatgcctattcactcttgctttgcaggtaatattattttttcgtcgtatcactcttggcagagcggtcgtggtcatcacaaAGCAACGTCTTTCAGGGCAGATGTGATACGCCTCACATTCggcacttctccctgctggccgacagcctggtacactggtgcaagggaccgcccacagcagatttaatttggtccatcgcatgggcgacattcctcgccctctggtgcccACCTCgccctgcacgacaagacgctcgatggagttactctcacgccgggagacgtgTCCAAAGAATTTCAATATGCGACTCTGTACTAACGCTGAAAGCCGTTGTTAATtccgagttcttggagtatagagacgttggtGGAGAAAATATTTAGGTGGCAATTCCACACCTtcgcggttcgtatcagaaaacgtttcgtgcgagtaGACTGGATGTCGGACACACAAGGATGCCAACGCCACGATTCAAACTTCTCAAACGCAGAGTGTGAAGTCGTGAATTTTTCGTCGCGTAAACGTATCGTCTACTGTAATTCGTTTTCGGGTCAAATAATGAATGTGAATAATCGATTAAATCGAACGGAATGGGTCAGTGTGAAGAGTGGCAGCGTCGGTGAAACTGCGCACACCCATATTTCCAAACTCTTGCACTGTTTACAAACCGACAGGGTGCGCAGCAAAAACAACCTTACTTGATTGGAATTAAGTTCGATAGTGCAATGTCATGGGCGACTTCCGTGTGATGGGAGCCAGCAGGATTCATTTCATACTGTTGTGCACGATGTTCAGGGTTGTGATTAGTACCGGATTAGGGAGATGCCCAATCTACCCACAGCTCCCAGATTACGATATAACACGTGTAAGTACcctaattgtttttttttcttcaattcACTAATTTTACAAgtgaaaaataatgaaaattgacTAGTTCACTGCAGTTCgaggttttaaatatttaaattgaccTATGCTCCCTTTTGACGAATAACCGTAAAGCAATGTCTTGCCTACCTGGCTACGTAATGTATAAAACccacatcaaaatcggcccagtagtcattgataaatatggtgCCAGACATCCACATAAAATGCAACGGTGTTTAACGATGACACGCGCTGAACGCTACTTCAAACTTTTTTGCAggattttttttactacaaatACTTAGTGGTAGGTACATAGAGTATAGTATATAatcgataaaataaattcaGTGAAATAATTCTCAATAATCGATAAAAACTAAACGATAGGAGTCATTTtgaaaactaggtaggtacctaattcaagtataggta includes the following:
- the LOC123881129 gene encoding probable cytosolic Fe-S cluster assembly factor GL21135 isoform X1; the encoded protein is MASRFSGALQLTDLDDFITPSQECIKPVKIEKTKSKTGAKIKIGEDGYFDLSSGKEQKLQKVEITLADCLACSGCITSAESVLVTRQSQEELLRVFSERKYTDTKGVTRDVSLVVISLSPQPTLSLAARYKIQPEIAVQKLVGYFKSLGADLVLDMTVAEDMSVLEAQQEFLQRYRDQQNDPTAKHMPMLASSCPGWVCYAEKTHGNFILPYISSTKSPQQIMGSLVKQHLSAKRELSPGAVYHVTFMPCYDKKLEASREDFYSDLLSCHDVDCVITAIELEQMLANSGKCLSEIEGCEVDWPWGESSEVRGIRSHVGSGSGGYADQIFLYAAEQLFGETNVPLVYRNLRNPDFREVTLEKDGKEVLRFAIANGFRNIQNLVQKLKRGKSPYHYVEVMACPSGCLNGGAQVRPINGESGRDLVSQLQAMYTQLPVSHPSQNKLVKLLYSEWLDGRESDKARAVLHTSYHALEKSDIALNIKW
- the LOC123881129 gene encoding probable cytosolic Fe-S cluster assembly factor GL21135 isoform X2 encodes the protein MASRFSGALQLTDLDDFITPSQECIKPVKIEKTKSKTGAKIKIGEDGYFDLSSGKEQKLQKVEITLADCLACSGCITSAESVLVTRQSQEELLRVFSERKYTDTKGVTRDVSLVVISLSPQPTLSLAARYKIQPEIAVQKLVGYFKSLGADLVLDMTVAEDMSVLEAQQEFLQRYRDQQNDPTAKHMPMLASSCPGWVCYAEKTHGNFILPYISSTKSPQQIMGSLVKQHLSAKRELSPGAVYHVTFMPCYDKKLEASREDFYSDLLSCHDVDCVITAIELEQMLANSGKCLSEIEGCEVDWPWGESSEVRGIRSHVGSGSGGYADQIFLYAAEQLFGETNVPLVYRNLRNPDFREVTLEKDGKEVLRFAIANGFRNIQNLVQKLKRGKSPYHYVEVMACPSGCLNGGAQVRPINGESGRDLVSQLQAMYTQLPVSHPSQNKLVKLLYSEWLDGRESDKARAVLHTSYHALEKSDIALNIK